A region of the Phoenix dactylifera cultivar Barhee BC4 chromosome 10, palm_55x_up_171113_PBpolish2nd_filt_p, whole genome shotgun sequence genome:
AAAGCAAGAAGCTCTTTTAGTATCTATTTTTAATAAATGCCCTCAAATCCATCAAATCATGAGTTTATGTGACTAACTGCTTGGATCTAATGCCAGTATATCTTTCCAGATTGTTTATGATGTTACAGAGGTGGAGAGCTTTAACAATGTCAAGCAGTGGTTAAGTGAGATTGATAGGTATGCAAATGACAGCGTATGCAAGCTTCTTGTTGGAAATAAATGTGATTTGGTTGAGAACAAAGTTGTGGAGACACAGAAGGCAAAGGTATTATCGTCTACTTGATTTGTAAATAAGATCTGTTTCAGAATCCTGTTTTATACTTGAGCCACTGCCCTTTGGCTTCGTTTTGTCATTATATTGAGATCATTTGAAGTATGGATGATTTGATATATGGTTTCCCTTTCATATGTTTAAACAGCTGAATGAGATCATGGTTTTCATGAAAGTCATATTTGCTGCAATTAAAAGAACAGAAATTATAAAAGAAACAATATGTTCTTATAGACTTCCAGGAAATTgaataaaataagaaattgaataAAATAAGTGTTTGTCCAGCACCTTTTACTCTCCATGGCATCTAATGTAGGTGTATCATGGTTCACTTTGATGGTTTAATGGGGTTCCAACTTCCATGTTAATATCCACATATTGATGATGTCTTTATAGAACCTTGTAATTATAATAATGGTTATACCATTCAGTTATAAATGGAAGTCAGTGAGACAGAAGAACATTGCCTGTCGATCTGGCCTGCGATATATTACCTTAGGGATGACTCAGTTGGCACTATGATGTACTGCAGGAATTTGCAGATGCACTTGGCATCCCTTTCCTCGAGACAAGTGCAAAGGATTCGATCAATGTGGAGCAAGCTTTCTTGATCATGTCTGCTGAAATTAAGAAAAGGTAAAGTTAATGTTGCAACTCCTGATCTCTGCTAGTGCATTTCAGTCTTCTTCCATATCCAAAAGTTCGATGCTGTGACTATCTCATTGCAGGTTGACACATGTTCAAAGCTAAATATTTAAAATCCTTAATGTGCCAGAACAACATATGAAAATTGATGTTTGTTGAACTGATACTTTGTGAGCTCATTTGAAATTTTTACTCTTTTTTGGAGAGAGAGTAATTCattactcaaatgctttgacaCCGATTCTCAGCTTTTCCTTGATAAATTCTTATGCCTATTATGTTCATTTTGGTGCAGACTGGGCAATCAACACAGCTCGAGCACAAAGCCTGCAAGCACTGTTCGGATGAAGGGCCAACCCATTCAGCAGAAGAGCAACTGTTGCAGTTAGATGTTGTTTCTGATATTGTTTCTGCAATATGGGCCAGCCCCATCTGGAAAGGTATAAGCAATATGCATGAAAAGGCTATGTATTGCATTCTGCATTTTAGAAGATGCTGAATGGCCAGTGTTATGTCAATGGAATGTATGATCTCCCTCCTTTTAGAAATATCAATATATAAGCAATCTTGCCTGGTGTCTATTTCCCATAGTTTTTCAGTAATTCGAAGGAGCCCAAATCTGTCACAAGCATaccatttttttttgtggtagaATAAGCACACCTGTTCGAAGCTGCTTATTACTTTTTAAGACAATATTCTTCGAATTTTTGAGTTATTATACACACTAGAGGAAGCCTTGATCTCCTGCGATATTTCTTTTCTGCTAAGATTCACTGCATACTAAGTATGGTTTCTTCCTATACTGATGTGTTTTCATTTCAAGGCCTGGTAATGAATCTTTACCTGCAGGAATCAAGCCCTTGATCCTTGTATATTGGTCTTCATAAcctaatatttatatttctaaGTTAAGTTGTCTTGTGGGTTTTGTAATATCCTGGCCCAATTTGAGCCCAATACCTTTTTGGGCCCGTACTTGAGCATTGGGCCAGGACACCTAATGGGCCCAACTGGGGCCCATTGTTGGCAGCCATTTGATGGCTGCTATCTCATACCCTGAGGATGGATGTGACTAGGGTAGGGCCAGCTGGGAAGCTGTGGAGGGCCCGACTGTTAGGCCCTTCACAGGGGGAAGCTGGGGGGTGATATTTTATATTCCTAGAGCTCTCTCCCTCTCGCTGcaccccttcttccttcttccttcctcttctctccgAGAGAGGGTTTGCCAAACCTACATCCGTCGCTGGAGAAGGTGCTCGTGGTACTCCCCGGAAGCTAGGTAAGCCCCCTGCCTTCTCTCCTCCTGATTCATTCAGgacaacaaagaaagaagggaggaaggggacTGCTGGCAGGCCGAGGGCCACCGGCGACGGccaccggcttcggccgcgatcACCGTCGGTGCGGGCGTCGGCTGCTGGCAGGCCGAGGGTGCGGCCACGGGCTCAACCGTAGGCACGGCTGAGGACGCCGCGAGCCCGGCCGCGGGCACCGCCGGCCGTGGCCTGGCCCTCCCAAGCTCGCCCTCTTCCTTCATGGGAGAAgaatagagagaggaagagaggggggCTTGGGAGCGAGAGAGAATATAGGAGGGTTGAGaaggaaggttgaagaagaagaggagaggaaaagaagaaaagaggaagaggggactcacTGGCTCGTCGTCGTGTGtggcggccgccggcttcggccgtGAGCACTGTCGACACGAGCGTCGACCGCGGGCGCGGCCGAGAGCGCTGCAGGCTCGGCCGGGGACGCCGCGGGGCCTGGCCgcggacgccgccggtcgtggcCCGGCCTCCTTCCGCTTGTCGTCCTCCCTTCTGCTCACCATCTTCccttcgtcggagaagagaggaggagaaagggtgAAGAGAGGAGGGAGTCCGGAAGGTtctggagaagagaagaaaaaagaaaagaaaagagagagaaagaaaaagaaagaaaaaaaagaggaaaaagaaaaagaaaagaaaaaaaagaagagaagagacccTTAACGGGTCCGGCCTAACGGGACGGATCGGGGTTCGGTtccgaaacccgttaagcccaataataagaaattggtttagccaattgaacctgaacccgagcccaatcagattgggctaagtctggacgagcccaaactgcaaattgggtcaaatccgaactgaattaagcccaaattaatttgggtccGAATCCAATTAAGTTGAGTTAGTTCCAGCAGACCCAATTGAATATGAATCAGGCTCAATTTAAACCCAATTCAACTAATTTGAGGCCAAATTGACCCCGAGCTGACcttgactcaggcccaaatgagccacattgaccctgaaccaaaattaaacccaattaaacTTGGGACTAAACTTATTGACCCGATCAGAAGACCGAATTGGCTAGAAAATGCTGGACTCAATTATGAACTaggcccaatcctttaattaaaaacctaattaacctatgtggacccaatctggttttaaattaagccccaaaggctctaaattggataaattggacttgggctagatccttggatgagatccaagcaagtaagttcatcgtatgatgaactaagaaattttataataaataaatggggaataatgtaatccctatgatgttgttttaggtgattaaggatttgtcacctgaacttgagaaatttggaaagcgaatcactgtaagtaacctgtcctaatcttcTATGGTTCACGCATGTAAGTAACCCgtcttaattttattttagatcaTGTATTATAAGAATGAGtgttattcatgcaatttaaatTGCATATATGTTTTGTGAAAAATGGAAGCAATCTGTTCTAATCCTATTATGGATTATGTCAtgtttattaatattttctaagTGTTATTTAAGTACATACTTCATGGATGATATGTTATGATAAGTAAGTAACTTGCCTGATTTCATAAATTATGGCCATGTATTCACCATGATTGTACTGATATTTTaaatcatgcatgcaagttagTATAGCAAAATCCTATttagccaagaggcactataaatgggctcaaagatgctactgatcgaatgcaactgagctggccttgctagtggccgagaatgactgagccagcctcGCCAGTGGCTGATTAATAACTGAGCTggtcccgccagtggccgagaatgacttcgcagtagtatccgagagaatggacaacggcatgccggggcacggtttcatatgtatactttatgaaaaattttgtttgacttaaaatactgctttgtttacccagcatacatattttgccatgataaattgttagataatatgcatgtcagcttttcaaatcctgataaacatgtttagtcttttagttgatccgataagattatgcaggattactgaCTGAGCCGCGTAGCTCATACCTgtttatttgcattttctttcagatcctcaccagtgatcgccatcagatgcatttttcttttgcaatagggcttctttcttttggggtacaacaagtatacttttgtgtacataaactacatatAAGAtttgtatttgggtactgaccagcatgttctatcaagaatgctttcatatataaaggtttggttggtttgactaccttgttacccatgtatgaggcttcgtgctattgtgggcggtagtcggcaatagcacggccgtgtcatggaTCAGGATCCGGGGCATGACAGGTTTGCAAATTCGGATAGGAGGCAGCATCCCTGCAATTTCTTCTGGACCTAAAAAGCATAAATGTTGCTTTGATTTTATTTCGATTTTGTTGCTCCTGCAGTTTGATGCATTTGGGTGGAGTCCTGGTCGATTCAATGACATCTAGGtttgataatttattaaaaggTTGCTTGAACAAAACAGCAGTTCTAACCTTCATGGAACTTAGGAACCAAGCCGAAACCCCTGTGACCAGTCATGCGCCGGTGTTCCCTGGGCACTTGAAGAGAATGGCTTCTGTGGTTCATGCTGCAGCCAGCTTTTGCTTTCATGGGAAAATATGAAGCACATCTCTAGTCCTCATATCATTATCTGAGGATAATGTAATAGATTGTTGTCCCTAGCCCTTCTGCCACAGTATGGCCCAATAGTTCCCATCAAGACGACAAGACTTCTctatcagcttaaaatttaaaaaactcTCTTGATAAGAATTTACTAGATGTCCTTGGGGTTCGTGCCTTGATATAAAACCAAGCAAAAGGATCAAAAACAGCAGATTGTGAGCTATAAGAGGGCTTCAAATTTACCTTTGGTATAATGTGTTCAGATGAGCTAGCCAGACTAGTATCTTAGAAAACCAGGTATCTATTGCCTTCAACTTACAGAAAGCATGGACTTCCGAGAAACATACAGCACAGCAAGAGAGATATATCATGGACTGCAGTTGTGACTTTGTAGCATCTTATAGTATGAAGGACCTGGAAGAAGGTCAAAAAGGAGCATCATCTGCAGCCTTCCCTATATTTTCTGAATAGAAAAGCTGAATtaactaaaaaagaaaatttcaacTACATCGCATTAAAATTTTGCAGATACTCCACAATATCAAAATTTAACCTAACCAGTTAGTCTTGAGAATAAATTGCTGTCAAGTGCTCAAAGAATTGAGCGATTCCATGTTTTCAAAGTGCATTAAAAGTGAACTTTTGGGGCCCCCAATCTATTGACATAGCACCTAAGATCGTCCTTGTCTCTTGGGAGCCTCTACCTTCTGGCTATCTTAAAGTGAACTTCAATAGTAGTATTACCAGTGATGGAGACGGAGCAGGTGTAGGTTTTGTAATCAGAAGTCACGACTCACGGATGATTGCTAAAAAAAAGCGAAACACCGATGGGATGATAGCTATAGGAGCGGAGCTCAAAGCAGAATGAGAAAACATCATCTACGCGAGACAGAGGCTGAGGGCGGAGTGCATTATCCTCGGCCACGGTGCTCGATTGGATACGAAAGGAGGGCTGGAGGAGGGATGAAAGCCCTTTACTCTTGCAACATTCGTCAAATGATGGAAGACCGCAACGCCTTTTAGATAGTGTATGTGTATCGAAAAACGAACAGGACCGCAGACTGAGT
Encoded here:
- the LOC103701625 gene encoding ras-related protein RABD1-like, with protein sequence MSNEYDYLFKLLLIGDSSVGKSCLLVRFADDSYVDSYISTIGVDFKIRTVELDGKTIKLQIWDTAGQERFRTITSSYYRGAHGIIIVYDVTEVESFNNVKQWLSEIDRYANDSVCKLLVGNKCDLVENKVVETQKAKEFADALGIPFLETSAKDSINVEQAFLIMSAEIKKRLGNQHSSSTKPASTVRMKGQPIQQKSNCCS